From a single Micromonospora carbonacea genomic region:
- a CDS encoding ECF subfamily RNA polymerase sigma factor, BldN family, with protein sequence MTSFGYAQRPVGLAAAARAVLNERLGIGRNPVDDGSSLAVRGDGASRRLRNRSHHNEAVPRPATPGGNGGRVASPARPTMPAQGRRSGDTPPTADPAAGETAVLPAVPANPPPPPPGPPGGGTPTGFPSRPDPSDPATEVWKLVERAQAGEAEAFGLIYDRYVDTVFRFVYFRVGNRQLAEDLTSDTFLRALKRIGSFTWQGRDLGAWLVTIARNLVADHFKSGRYRLEVTTGDVLDADREDRGPEGSPEAAVVEHITNVALLTAVKQLNPEQQECIVLRFLQGFSVAETARAMGKNEGAIKALQYRAVRALARLLPDGFQP encoded by the coding sequence GTGACCAGTTTCGGCTACGCGCAGCGACCGGTCGGGCTGGCCGCGGCGGCCCGCGCCGTCCTCAACGAACGGCTGGGCATCGGCCGGAACCCCGTGGACGACGGGTCCAGCCTCGCCGTACGCGGCGACGGGGCCTCCAGACGGTTACGCAACCGGTCCCATCACAACGAGGCGGTGCCCCGGCCGGCGACGCCGGGAGGCAACGGTGGCCGGGTGGCGTCGCCCGCGCGGCCGACGATGCCGGCGCAGGGCCGACGCAGTGGCGACACCCCGCCGACGGCCGATCCGGCGGCCGGCGAGACGGCGGTGCTGCCGGCGGTGCCGGCCAACCCGCCCCCACCGCCGCCCGGGCCCCCGGGCGGCGGCACGCCGACGGGCTTCCCGAGCCGCCCCGACCCGTCCGACCCGGCCACCGAGGTCTGGAAGCTGGTCGAGCGCGCCCAGGCCGGCGAGGCCGAGGCATTCGGGCTGATCTACGACCGGTACGTCGACACCGTCTTCCGCTTCGTCTACTTCCGCGTCGGCAACCGGCAGCTCGCCGAGGACCTCACCTCCGACACGTTCCTGCGCGCCCTCAAGCGCATCGGCAGCTTCACCTGGCAGGGCCGGGACCTCGGCGCCTGGCTGGTCACCATCGCCCGCAACCTGGTGGCCGACCACTTCAAGTCCGGCCGGTACCGGCTGGAGGTCACCACCGGCGACGTGCTGGACGCCGACCGGGAGGACCGCGGCCCGGAGGGCAGCCCGGAGGCGGCGGTCGTCGAGCACATCACCAACGTCGCCCTGCTCACCGCCGTCAAGCAGCTCAACCCGGAGCAGCAGGAGTGCATCGTGCTGCGGTTCCTCCAGGGCTTCTCGGTGGCGGAGACGGCCCGGGCGATGGGCAAGAACGAGGGTGCGATCAAGGCGTTGCAGTACCGCGCGGTCCGCGCGCTGGCCCGGCTGCTGCCGGACGGCTTCCAGCCCTGA
- a CDS encoding glutaredoxin family protein: MSSDARLTLITRPGCHLCEDAKAALGRVVAVTGDRWIEKDVTTDVELEREYGDRLPVVLLDGKEHGYWRVEEERLLRDLTTPQL; encoded by the coding sequence ATGTCCAGTGACGCCCGGCTCACCCTGATCACCCGCCCCGGCTGCCACCTCTGCGAGGACGCGAAGGCGGCGCTCGGCCGGGTGGTCGCGGTCACCGGCGACCGGTGGATCGAGAAGGACGTGACCACCGACGTCGAGCTGGAGCGGGAGTACGGCGACCGGCTGCCCGTGGTGCTGCTCGACGGCAAGGAGCACGGGTACTGGCGGGTGGAGGAGGAGCGGCTGCTGCGGGACCTGACCACCCCACAGCTCTGA
- a CDS encoding HAD family hydrolase, which produces MTPARPHLVWDWNGTLLNDLDLVVTATNAAFASVGGPAVTADEHRVRFRRPIADYYAGVLGRAVDDAAFGELDRIFHDAYRSGLTTCALADDAAAAMAAWPGSQSLLSMWFHDELVPAVHSYGLTGRFARVDGLRATVGGDRKAGSLAEHLSGLGLDGRAVVLIGDSIDDADAAESVGGRAVLYTGGFTDAARLRDSGHPVADTLTEAVALAAALR; this is translated from the coding sequence ATGACCCCTGCGCGCCCCCACCTCGTCTGGGACTGGAACGGCACCCTGCTCAACGACCTCGACCTGGTGGTGACGGCCACCAACGCGGCGTTCGCCAGCGTGGGCGGGCCGGCCGTCACGGCGGACGAGCACCGGGTGCGGTTCCGCCGCCCGATCGCCGACTACTACGCCGGGGTGCTCGGCCGGGCGGTCGACGACGCGGCGTTCGGTGAGCTGGACCGGATCTTCCACGACGCGTACCGCAGCGGGTTGACCACCTGCGCGCTGGCCGACGACGCGGCGGCGGCGATGGCGGCCTGGCCGGGCAGCCAGTCCCTGCTGTCCATGTGGTTCCACGACGAGCTGGTGCCCGCCGTGCACTCCTACGGGCTGACGGGGCGGTTCGCCCGGGTGGACGGGCTGCGCGCCACCGTCGGCGGCGACCGCAAGGCCGGGTCGCTGGCCGAGCACCTGTCCGGGCTGGGGTTGGACGGCCGTGCGGTGGTGCTGATCGGGGACTCGATCGACGACGCCGACGCGGCCGAGTCGGTGGGCGGCCGGGCGGTGCTCTACACGGGGGGCTTCACCGACGCGGCCCGGCTGCGGGACTCCGGTCATCCGGTGGCCGACACCCTCACCGAGGCCGTCGCGCTGGCCGCCGCCCTGCGCTGA